A region of Nostoc sp. 'Peltigera membranacea cyanobiont' N6 DNA encodes the following proteins:
- a CDS encoding trifunctional serine/threonine-protein kinase/ATP-binding protein/sensor histidine kinase, which produces MVSTFVSILGYRISEELYNGSRTLVYRGYRETDSLPVVIKLLKNPYPSFSELLQFRNQYTIAKNLNSPLIIQTYSLEPYQNGYALVMEDFGGISLKNYFTSNQTRYIASGEEFLEIAIALCNTLDILYRERIIHKDIKPANILINPETKQVKLIDFSIASLLPRETQTLINPNVLEGTLAYISPEQTGRMNRGIDYRTDFYSLGVTFYELLTGVLPFKSNDPMELVHSHIAKLPPLVHEINPQISSVVSEIVSKLMAKNAESRYQSALGLKFDLENCLHQLQSTGITKGFEIGKRDVCDRFIIPDKLYGREAEVETLLQTFERVSLGATEMMLVAGFSGIGKTAVVNEVHKPIVRQRGYFIKGKFDQFQRNIPFSAFVQAFRDLMEQLLTESDVQIQQWKNKILSAVGENGQVIIEVIPELSKIIGEQAPAIELSGTAAQNRFNLLFQKFTQVFTSAEHPLVMFLDDLQWADSASLKLIQLLMADTGHLLLIGAYRDNEVDPGHPLMLTLSEIQKNQATINTITLAPLSQLKVNQLVADTLKCPEDLALTLAQLVSQKTQGNPFFATQFLKALHHENLIKFDFDSGFWQCDIAQVTTLAVTDDVVAFMGFQLRKLPQSTQDILQLAACIGNQFDLGTLAIVSQQSQIETAADLWKALQEGLILPISDVYKFYVGQENQVFTQDNQQTVTYKFLHDRVQQAAYSLIPDQQKQATHLKIGQLLLNNAPVTEQKENLFEIVNQLNIGKSLIFEPEAQIELAQLNLNAGEKARDATAYNAALEYATTGIALLNSLTWQTHYNFTLALHELATETAYMSVNFEQIEKWADIVLQQAKTAVDKMKVYAVKVQGYMAQVKKLEAVNIGLEALELVGVSLPKSPQPSDIQQAITQTVSNLQGKKIEDLINLPLMTDVEKLAATKMLASMFTPAYQAAPALLPLVTCELMNLSINYGNSPFSTPGYVFYGMLLNSVFQEIESGYQFGKLAINLAEQFNFIEIKSHIFNLVGTFSIHGKAHIRETLPILWDSYESGVECGNFEHAGISAMMIYEYAYFMGQELTALAREMAFGSDALARIKQENALGWHQITQELVLNLLNPSGNPCSLRGEIYNEETRLPLMKQVNDRSGVSYLYLNKLILCYLLGEYQQAQENSLESEQYLDGLQGTMSVPVFHFYDSLTHLAIYPSVPDSQQKDILSRVTQNQEKMKLWADHAPMNFQHKFDLVAAEQFRILGNKTEAIEYYDRAISGAQEQGYIQEEALANELAAKFYLHWGKKRIAQEYMTQAYYGYVHWGAKAKVTDLEKRYPQLLTPILEQTRSPFSTHETIFALGSTSTTSATSSSASSVSVALDLAAILKASQTISGEIELEKLLSSLLEIVIENAGADKCVLMLLGDSCLLIKGSITVGTEPVVLQSLPVEDSQDIPLKLIYKVKNNRQTVVLIDATANPTLANDSYIMRQQPKSILCSPILHQGKLLGVLYLENNLATGAFTSDRVELLNLLCTQAAISLENARLYERSQTYSQQLEQALREQQKLAGVVQNSSDFIGITTLTGQTIYLNPAGRQLIGLDDDAEISNFQIRDFHSPEDFDQIEREILPRVMQQGVGHGEMNFRHFQTGQLIPTDYVLFVIKDPLTNQPLCLASISRDIRDRKKAEAAIIHKSQQLEQALGDLQQTQLQMIQSEKMSALGNLVAGVAHEMNNPLGFIAASLIQAKPTFTDIVEHLGLYQESLPNKSDKILDHAEEIDLDYSLEDLPKMIDSMSMACDRLKNISTSLRTFSRADQDYKVPFNIHQGIDSTILILKHRLKPNEQRPAIEVVTNYGNLPQVECFPGQLNQVFMNLLANAIDALDESNTGRSFEEIKGNPNCITITTSVENHLVKIGIADNGKGMNEQVKSKIFDHLFTTKAVGKGTGLGLAIARQIVESTHGGKLSCNSVLGEGTEFMIEIPV; this is translated from the coding sequence ATGGTTAGCACTTTTGTCAGTATTCTGGGATATCGCATCAGCGAGGAACTCTACAATGGTTCCAGAACTCTAGTTTATCGAGGGTATCGAGAAACTGACTCGTTACCTGTAGTGATAAAATTGCTGAAAAATCCCTATCCGAGTTTCAGCGAATTGTTACAGTTTCGTAATCAATACACCATCGCCAAAAATCTCAACTCACCTCTAATCATCCAAACCTACAGCCTGGAACCCTACCAAAATGGTTATGCGTTAGTGATGGAAGACTTTGGCGGGATTTCTCTTAAAAATTATTTTACCTCTAACCAGACGCGATATATCGCGTCTGGTGAAGAGTTTTTAGAAATTGCGATCGCACTATGCAACACCTTAGATATACTTTACCGCGAGCGAATTATTCATAAAGATATTAAACCCGCCAATATTCTCATTAATCCAGAAACCAAACAAGTTAAATTAATCGACTTTAGTATTGCATCTCTGCTACCACGGGAAACCCAGACACTAATCAATCCCAATGTCTTAGAAGGTACACTGGCTTATATTTCGCCAGAACAAACAGGAAGAATGAATCGGGGAATTGATTACCGCACAGATTTCTATTCTTTGGGCGTGACATTCTACGAGTTACTTACTGGAGTTTTACCATTTAAATCAAACGATCCAATGGAGTTGGTGCATTCTCATATTGCCAAACTTCCACCCCTAGTACATGAAATTAACCCACAAATCTCGTCTGTAGTCTCCGAGATTGTCAGTAAATTGATGGCAAAAAATGCTGAATCCAGATATCAGAGTGCTTTGGGGCTGAAGTTTGATTTAGAAAATTGTTTACATCAGCTACAGTCAACTGGTATAACTAAGGGTTTTGAGATTGGGAAACGGGATGTGTGCGATCGCTTCATTATCCCTGATAAACTTTATGGACGAGAAGCCGAAGTAGAAACCTTACTGCAAACCTTTGAGAGAGTAAGCCTTGGTGCAACAGAAATGATGCTGGTAGCTGGGTTTTCGGGAATTGGTAAAACTGCGGTTGTCAACGAAGTTCATAAACCGATTGTTCGCCAACGCGGTTATTTTATTAAAGGCAAATTCGACCAATTTCAACGCAATATTCCATTTTCTGCCTTTGTGCAAGCCTTTCGAGATTTGATGGAGCAATTGCTAACAGAAAGTGACGTTCAAATTCAGCAATGGAAAAACAAAATATTATCAGCAGTTGGAGAAAATGGACAAGTAATTATTGAAGTCATCCCCGAATTATCAAAAATTATTGGTGAACAAGCACCCGCCATAGAATTATCAGGAACGGCGGCACAAAATAGATTTAATTTATTATTTCAAAAATTTACCCAAGTCTTTACGAGTGCTGAACATCCCTTAGTAATGTTCCTTGATGATTTACAATGGGCAGATTCAGCATCCCTGAAATTAATCCAGTTATTAATGGCTGATACAGGTCATCTTTTATTAATTGGTGCATACCGTGATAATGAAGTAGATCCGGGACATCCATTAATGTTGACTTTGAGTGAAATTCAAAAAAACCAAGCAACGATTAATACGATTACTTTAGCACCACTGAGTCAATTAAAAGTGAATCAATTAGTTGCTGACACACTCAAATGTCCAGAAGATTTGGCCTTGACTCTTGCTCAATTAGTATCTCAAAAAACTCAAGGCAACCCGTTTTTTGCAACACAGTTTCTCAAAGCATTGCATCACGAAAACCTCATTAAATTTGATTTTGATTCAGGCTTTTGGCAATGTGACATAGCACAAGTGACAACTCTTGCAGTTACAGATGATGTTGTGGCTTTCATGGGTTTTCAATTGCGAAAATTGCCACAATCAACTCAAGACATATTACAGTTAGCTGCTTGTATTGGCAACCAATTTGATTTAGGAACTTTGGCAATTGTTTCGCAACAATCCCAAATCGAAACGGCTGCTGATTTGTGGAAAGCATTACAAGAAGGGTTGATTTTACCAATTAGCGATGTTTATAAGTTTTATGTTGGGCAAGAAAACCAAGTATTTACACAAGACAATCAACAAACTGTCACCTATAAATTTTTACACGATCGCGTCCAACAAGCCGCCTATTCCCTAATCCCTGATCAGCAAAAACAGGCAACTCACCTGAAAATTGGACAACTCCTACTGAATAATGCGCCAGTCACAGAACAGAAAGAAAATCTGTTTGAGATTGTCAATCAACTCAATATCGGCAAATCCCTAATTTTTGAGCCAGAAGCGCAAATAGAACTGGCTCAACTGAATTTGAATGCTGGGGAAAAAGCTAGAGATGCCACAGCGTATAATGCCGCATTGGAATATGCCACCACAGGTATCGCCTTGCTAAATTCCCTCACATGGCAGACACATTACAACTTCACCTTGGCACTCCATGAATTGGCAACAGAAACTGCTTACATGAGCGTCAATTTTGAGCAGATAGAAAAATGGGCAGATATTGTTTTGCAACAGGCAAAAACTGCTGTGGACAAAATGAAAGTCTATGCCGTCAAAGTCCAAGGTTATATGGCGCAAGTCAAAAAACTAGAAGCAGTTAATATCGGCTTAGAAGCCCTGGAATTAGTAGGGGTAAGTTTACCTAAATCACCTCAACCCTCAGACATTCAACAAGCCATTACTCAAACCGTCAGCAATCTCCAAGGGAAGAAAATAGAAGACTTAATTAACCTACCACTAATGACCGATGTGGAGAAGTTAGCAGCTACAAAAATGTTAGCAAGTATGTTTACTCCTGCCTATCAAGCTGCGCCAGCACTACTACCTTTAGTGACTTGTGAATTGATGAATTTATCCATCAATTATGGTAATTCCCCTTTCTCTACTCCGGGTTACGTTTTTTATGGAATGTTACTAAATTCAGTATTTCAGGAGATTGAATCTGGTTATCAATTTGGCAAGTTAGCAATTAATCTAGCAGAACAATTTAATTTTATAGAGATCAAGTCACATATATTCAATTTGGTAGGAACATTTTCAATTCATGGCAAAGCTCACATCAGAGAAACATTGCCAATTCTTTGGGATAGCTACGAAAGTGGAGTGGAATGCGGAAATTTTGAACACGCTGGCATCTCTGCCATGATGATATACGAATATGCTTATTTTATGGGGCAGGAACTAACAGCTTTAGCACGGGAGATGGCTTTTGGTAGTGATGCTCTGGCTCGGATTAAGCAAGAAAATGCTTTAGGTTGGCATCAAATTACTCAAGAGTTAGTATTGAACTTGTTAAATCCCTCAGGAAATCCATGTAGTTTACGGGGTGAAATTTACAACGAGGAAACTCGGTTGCCACTTATGAAGCAGGTTAATGATCGAAGTGGAGTTAGCTACTTATATCTTAATAAACTAATTCTTTGTTACCTGCTGGGAGAATATCAACAAGCACAGGAAAATTCCCTGGAATCTGAACAATATTTAGATGGGTTACAGGGAACTATGTCAGTTCCAGTATTCCATTTCTACGATTCTTTAACCCATCTAGCCATCTATCCTTCTGTACCAGATTCCCAGCAAAAAGACATACTAAGTCGAGTGACTCAGAACCAAGAAAAGATGAAGCTATGGGCAGATCACGCGCCGATGAATTTTCAGCATAAATTTGATTTAGTTGCCGCAGAACAGTTTCGTATTCTGGGCAATAAAACTGAGGCCATAGAATATTACGATCGCGCCATATCTGGAGCCCAAGAACAAGGCTACATCCAAGAAGAAGCACTGGCCAATGAACTGGCTGCCAAGTTTTACCTCCACTGGGGCAAAAAACGTATTGCTCAAGAATACATGACCCAAGCTTACTATGGCTATGTCCATTGGGGTGCTAAAGCCAAAGTTACCGACCTAGAAAAACGCTATCCCCAACTCCTCACCCCCATCTTAGAGCAAACCCGTTCTCCCTTCTCCACTCACGAGACTATCTTTGCCTTGGGGAGTACCTCTACGACTTCTGCAACTTCTAGCAGTGCTAGCAGCGTCTCTGTTGCTTTAGATTTAGCTGCCATTCTCAAAGCTTCCCAAACTATCTCAGGTGAAATTGAACTGGAAAAACTGCTTTCATCGTTGCTTGAAATTGTCATCGAAAATGCGGGGGCTGATAAATGCGTGTTGATGCTACTGGGAGACAGTTGCTTACTAATTAAAGGGTCAATTACTGTAGGGACAGAGCCAGTCGTATTGCAGAGTCTTCCTGTTGAAGATAGCCAAGATATTCCCTTAAAGCTGATTTACAAAGTGAAGAACAACAGGCAGACCGTTGTGCTAATTGATGCCACTGCCAATCCGACCTTAGCTAATGACTCGTATATCATGCGTCAGCAGCCTAAAAGTATCTTGTGTAGCCCGATTTTGCATCAAGGTAAGTTACTTGGAGTGTTGTATCTAGAAAATAATTTAGCGACGGGGGCATTCACGAGCGATCGCGTGGAACTGCTGAATTTACTCTGCACTCAAGCCGCTATTTCTCTGGAAAATGCTCGACTTTATGAGCGATCGCAAACATATTCCCAGCAGCTAGAGCAAGCCTTGCGAGAACAGCAAAAATTGGCAGGCGTAGTGCAGAACAGCAGTGATTTTATCGGCATCACAACGCTTACTGGACAAACCATTTATCTCAACCCAGCCGGACGGCAGTTGATTGGACTCGATGACGATGCCGAAATCTCTAACTTTCAGATCCGAGATTTCCACAGTCCAGAAGATTTTGACCAGATCGAACGGGAAATCTTGCCCCGCGTGATGCAGCAGGGCGTTGGGCATGGAGAGATGAACTTTCGCCACTTCCAAACTGGGCAGTTGATTCCCACTGATTACGTACTCTTTGTGATCAAAGATCCCCTCACCAATCAGCCACTGTGTCTGGCATCGATTAGTCGAGATATTCGCGATCGCAAAAAAGCCGAAGCCGCCATCATCCACAAGTCTCAACAGTTAGAACAAGCCCTAGGAGACTTGCAGCAAACCCAACTACAAATGATTCAAAGTGAAAAAATGTCTGCGTTGGGTAATTTAGTTGCTGGTGTAGCTCACGAAATGAATAATCCCCTTGGTTTTATTGCTGCTAGTCTCATACAAGCTAAACCTACTTTCACTGATATTGTTGAACATCTCGGACTATATCAAGAAAGTTTACCCAACAAAAGTGATAAAATCCTTGACCACGCCGAAGAAATCGACTTGGATTATAGCTTAGAAGACTTGCCCAAAATGATTGATTCCATGTCTATGGCGTGCGATCGCCTCAAAAACATCAGCACTAGTTTAAGAACTTTCTCTCGTGCCGATCAAGACTACAAAGTGCCATTTAACATCCACCAAGGCATTGATAGCACCATTCTCATTCTCAAACATCGTCTCAAGCCGAATGAACAACGCCCGGCGATTGAAGTTGTCACCAACTACGGGAATTTACCTCAAGTTGAATGTTTCCCTGGTCAATTAAATCAGGTATTTATGAATCTTTTAGCCAACGCTATTGATGCCTTGGATGAATCTAATACCGGACGCAGTTTTGAAGAAATTAAAGGCAATCCTAACTGCATTACAATTACAACCTCTGTAGAAAATCATCTAGTTAAAATTGGTATTGCTGATAATGGCAAGGGGATGAATGAACAAGTCAAATCAAAAATATTTGACCATTTATTTACTACAAAAGCTGTTGGTAAAGGCACTGGTTTAGGATTAGCGATCGCTCGGCAAATCGTCGAATCAACCCACGGCGGTAAATTAAGTTGTAACTCTGTTTTAGGTGAAGGTACAGAATTTATGATTGAAATTCCGGTGTAA